From a single Solenopsis invicta isolate M01_SB chromosome 4, UNIL_Sinv_3.0, whole genome shotgun sequence genomic region:
- the LOC105196126 gene encoding kinesin-like protein Klp98A isoform X1: protein MTQLCHRGIDWRCITDRRERSHASRRFFRIRFPRCLCVALGEVSARITTCSLLSREVAMNEKLIVQMSGKRTRIFNTKTPDSCRDIDRGKHKDFTFDHSYWSFDSNDENYASQEEVFYDLGTDVIESAFEGYNACVFAYGQTGSGKTFTMMGTPESQGLIPRICKTLFARMAAGKESGASYRTEVSFLEIYNERVRDLLRLDQSQSHSLRVREHPTGGPYVQDLSCHLVYDYSDIQECMVRGNTHRTTASTKMNDVSSRSHAIFTITFVQAGLSEGNMPSETVSKVHLVDLAGSERANASGATGQRLKEGAHINKSLVTLGTVISTLSELSSANGDVSATKRNIFIPYRDSVLTWLLKDSLGGNSKTIMIATISPAECNYNDTLSTLRYANRAKNIINKPTINEDANVKLIRELRAEIEKLKSLIDINMSVEKPPQVLLAQIQEKQEQEKVLTEEWTEKWRETQQILQEQKALGLRKSGVGVVLDSEMPHLVGIDDDLLSTGVTLYHLKEGKTLVGTEEASAAQDIVLTGADVEPEHCVVELDSGVATLHPLSPHCWINTAQVDKPTRLSQGCIILLGRNNMFRYNDPAEAAKLRKEGGSGNGNLQSTVVNLSRLSLLSWSVSDLHASCSSDNLLNSSEDLRAVEELEQQKAALLKEKEDFKREQEEREERWTARREALEGAQRELEREWGAQWKEWADAIAVLESRQRELRARRHILEQERRDEMTQVESICREVAYLRTLLQSKHRQLQELVDNQERAQTDQHRWEKTDNGAGSDDSLPDSWSSLNDEKCIDSVRQLVNHHKKELAALESELQSKVKSLNEHQSKVDKMEEELMEIAKKQKQIFRAELGGEGVTEKKQLLAKRTQEQLEEIVRRKQSLSLDLKRATPAFLDDCSSNDCDETAFSCNSRSFQEPNNRKHQIVADLNLLPQSIPSSDTAETFHTAAADSPELRIAFEDIDTTCISDLMKNVATNENRNDGNSTEMEIKNTTNANRDTSMELTSDEERKVQSTAISNIPENMLQDTLESPIQQNPAMKKLNQRIARQRMMVMRCLDAGTPSKEELNRQIMILQDLQKQQIELEVSLLEDEKKSYSTRRLECGDSDDHSDKLVNETENHVQNESNAYCSVVEPTNNSSAILLTVAQTRSQLFRNNRPNTNDQETLSESLASKRSSSRGYSTVYLTSQNRGDRLSSPYSLTITRSLPSLIANDGDCVINMIVSVPSYVIRGAGASSHYEYEVRVVAQDDSWTLLRRYRRFRELYISMRQKYGSKVAAIRFPPRQVFPKYEVVAKQRRKRLEEYLRRLIQVCSELPHCEPLYKYNGNLTNINKQSLLEFSPFFRRGMFESGKYGTS from the exons ACACCGGATAGCTGCAGAGATATCGACCGGGGGAAGCACAAAGACTTTACGTTCGATCATTCCTACTGGTCCTTCGATTCGAACGACGAAAACTATGCATCCCAGGAAGAG GTTTTCTACGATCTCGGTACGGACGTAATAGAAAGTGCCTTCGAGGGCTATAATGCCTGCGTTTTTGCCTATGGCCAGACAGGATCCGGGAAGACCTTCACAATGATGGGCACACCG GAGTCTCAGGGATTGATACCACGGATTTGCAAGACGCTTTTCGCTAGAATGGCAGCTGGAAAGGAGAGCGGGGCGTCATACAGAACGGAAGTATCATTCCTAGAAATCTATAACGAAAGAGTGAGAGATCTACTTAGACTGGATCAAAGCCAATCTCATTCGCTGAGAGTACGGGAACATCCTACGGGAGGGCCTTACGTCCAAGACTTATCATGTCATCTCGTCTACGATTATTCGGACATTCAG gaATGCATGGTGAGAGGTAATACGCATAGGACTACAGCCAGCACAAAGATGAACGATGTGAGTAGCAGGAGTCACGCAATTTTTACGATAACCTTCGTCCAAGCCGGCCTCTCGGAAGGCAACATGCCGTCGGAGACTGTTTCCAAGGTGCACCTTGTCGACTTGGCCGGAAG TGAACGTGCGAACGCGAGCGGAGCAACGGGTCAACGACTAAAGGAAGGTGCACACATCAACAAGTCATTGGTGACTCTAGGCACTGTGATATCCACACTCTCCGAGCTTAGTTCTGCCAACGGCGACGTGTCCGCCACGAAACGCAATATCTTTATTCCTTATCGTGATAGCGTGCTTACATGGTTGCTGAAAGATTCCCTGGGCGGCAACTCGAAGACCATCATGATAGCGACTATCAGTCCGGCGGAATGCAATTACAACGACACTCTCAGTACTCTTAGATACGCTAATCGCGCGAAGAACATTATCAACAAGCCGACTATCAACGAAGATGCAAACGTAAAACTCATCAGAGAACTCAGAGCGGAAATAGAAAAGCTGAAATCTCTTATCGATATAAATATG AGCGTGGAGAAACCACCGCAAGTGCTGCTGGCTCAAATCCAAGAGAAGCAGGAGCAAGAAAAGGTACTGACCGAGGAATGGACCGAAAAGTGGCGAGAGACGCAACAGATTTTGCAAGAACAAAAAGCGTTGGGATTACGAAAGAGCGGGGTCGGTGTCGTTCTCGACTCGGAAATGCCGCATTTAGTCGGCATCGACGACGATCTGCTCAGTACCGGCGTTACGTTGTATCATCTGAAAGAGGGAAAAACGCTAGTTGGCACGGAGGAAGCTTCCGCTGCCCAG GATATTGTATTGACTGGTGCGGACGTGGAACCAGAACACTGCGTGGTCGAACTAGATAGTGGCGTGGCGACGCTGCACCCGCTCTCACCCCACTGCTGGATCAATACTGCTCAGGTAGACAAACCGACAAGACTATCACAAGGCTGTATCATTCTCCTGGGTAGGAACAATATGTTCCGGTATAACGATCCGGCTGAGGCGGCGAAACTCCGAAAGGAGGGTGGCTCGGGCAACGGCAATCTGCAATCAACGGTTGTCAATCTGTCGAGGTTATCGCTCTTAAGTTGGAGCGTCTCCGATCTGCACGCATCCTGTTCTAGTGACAATCTACTAAACTCTAGCGAGGATCTCAGGGCAGTCGAGGAGTTGGAACAGCAGAAGGCCGCGCTTCTGAAGGAGAAGGAAGACTTTAAG AGGGAACAAGAGGAGCGCGAGGAGAGATGGACCGCCAGAAGGGAAGCGCTGGAGGGAGCCCAACGTGAGTTGGAACGCGAATGGGGTGCACAGTGGAAAGAATGGGCGGACGCGATCGCGGTTCTGGAGTCGCGTCAACGTGAGCTGCGCGCGCGCCGGCATATCCTGGAGCAAGAACGACGGGACGAAATGACGCAA GTAGAAAGTATATGTAGGGAAGTCGCCTATCTACGCACATTATTGCAGTCCAAGCATCGACAATTGCAAGAGCTCGTCGACAATCAGGAACGCGCGCAAACTGATCAACATCGATGGGAAAAG ACGGATAACGGTGCCGGCAGTGACGACAGTCTGCCCGATTCTTGGTCCAGTCTCAACGATGAAAAGTGTATAGACAGTGTCAGGCAATTAGTGAATCATCAT aaaaaagaacTAGCCGCTTTGGAGAGCGAGCTGCAGAGCAAGGTCAAATCTCTGAACGAACATCAGAGCAAGGTAGATAAGATGGAGGAGGAGCTGATGGAGATCGCGAAGAAGCAGAAGCAGATATTCAGGGCAGAA CTGGGAGGTGAAGGAGTAACGGAGAAGAAGCAATTATTGGCCAAGCGGACTCAGGAACAGCTTGAAGAGATCGTACGGCGTAAGCAGAGCCTATCGTTGGACTTAAAACGCGCCACGCCCGCGTTTCTAGACGACTGTTCGTCAAACGATTGTGACGAGACGGCCTTCAGCTGTAATTCCAGGTCTTTTCAAGAACCGAACAATAGAAAGCATCAGATCGTCGCGGACTTGAATTTGTTGCCGCAGAGTATACCGAGTTCCGATACCGCGGAAACATTCCACACGGCGGCGGCCGACTCTCCGGAACTTCGCATAGCTTTCGAAGACATCGACACGACGTGTATAAGCGATCTAATGAAGAATGTAGCTACAAACGAGAATCGAAATGATGGTAACTCGACCGAGATGGAAATTAAAAACACGACAAATGCGAACAGAGATACTTCCATGGAGTTGACGAGCGACGAAGAAAGGAAGGTACAATCGACCGCGATATCTAACATCCCAGAGAACATGCTCCAGGATACGCTGGAATCGCCAATACAACAGAATCCGGCGATGAAGAAGCTGAACCAAAGAATCGCACGTCAACGTATGATGGTAATGAGATGCCTGGACGCTGGTACTCCGTCGAAGGAAGAGCTCAATCGACAGATAATGATACTACAGGATCTGCAGAAACAGCAGATCGAATTGGAAGTGTCTTTATTGGAGGATGAAAAGAAGAGTTATTCCACAAGGCGACTCGAGTGCGGCGATAGCGACGACCACAGTGATAAACTTGTCAACGAGACCGAGAATCATGTGCAGAACGAATCAAATGCTTACTGTAGTGTTGTAGAACCTACGAATAATAGCTCCGCCATTCTGTTAACGGTAGCGCAAACCAGATCTCAACTTTTCAGGAATAACAGGCCTAATACTAATGATCAAGAGACTTTGTCGGAATCGTTAGCGTCTAAAAGATCCTCTAGTCGGGGTTACTCGACGGTTTACTTAACG AGTCAGAATCGCGGCGATCGCTTGAGTAGTCCGTACTCTTTGACAATCACAAGGTCTCTGCCATCATTAATAGCGAATGACGGTGATTGTGTGATTAATATGATCGTCAGTGTGCCGTCGTACGTGATACGCGGAGCTGGCGCGTCCAGTCATTATGAATACGAGGTACGAGTTGTAGCACAAGACGATAGCTGGACACTTCTGCGTAGATACAGACGGTTCCGGGAATTGTATATATCGATGCGACAGAAGTACGGTAGCAAG GTTGCAGCGATACGCTTTCCCCCACGCCAAGTCTTTCCAAAGTACGAAGTAGTAGCGAAGCAACGGCGGAAACGCCTCGAGGAATACCTTCGTCGATTAATTCAAGTTTGCTCTGAACTGCCGCACTGCGAACCCTTATACAAATACAATGGTAATCTTACTAACATAAACAAGCAATCCCTGCTGGAGTTCAGCCCGTTTTTCAGACGCGGTATGTTCGAGAGTGGAAAGTACGGAACTAGCTAA
- the LOC105196126 gene encoding kinesin-like protein Klp98A isoform X4: MTQLCHRGIDWRCITDRRERSHASRRFFRIRFPRCLCVALGEVSARITTCSLLSREVAMNEKLIVQMSGKRTRIFNTKTPDSCRDIDRGKHKDFTFDHSYWSFDSNDENYASQEEVFYDLGTDVIESAFEGYNACVFAYGQTGSGKTFTMMGTPESQGLIPRICKTLFARMAAGKESGASYRTEVSFLEIYNERVRDLLRLDQSQSHSLRVREHPTGGPYVQDLSCHLVYDYSDIQECMVRGNTHRTTASTKMNDVSSRSHAIFTITFVQAGLSEGNMPSETVSKVHLVDLAGSERANASGATGQRLKEGAHINKSLVTLGTVISTLSELSSANGDVSATKRNIFIPYRDSVLTWLLKDSLGGNSKTIMIATISPAECNYNDTLSTLRYANRAKNIINKPTINEDANVKLIRELRAEIEKLKSLIDINMSVEKPPQVLLAQIQEKQEQEKVLTEEWTEKWRETQQILQEQKALGLRKSGVGVVLDSEMPHLVGIDDDLLSTGVTLYHLKEGKTLVGTEEASAAQDIVLTGADVEPEHCVVELDSGVATLHPLSPHCWINTAQVDKPTRLSQGCIILLGRNNMFRYNDPAEAAKLRKEGGSGNGNLQSTVVNLSRLSLLSWSVSDLHASCSSDNLLNSSEDLRAVEELEQQKAALLKEKEDFKREQEEREERWTARREALEGAQRELEREWGAQWKEWADAIAVLESRQRELRARRHILEQERRDEMTQTDNGAGSDDSLPDSWSSLNDEKCIDSVRQLVNHHKKELAALESELQSKVKSLNEHQSKVDKMEEELMEIAKKQKQIFRAELGGEGVTEKKQLLAKRTQEQLEEIVRRKQSLSLDLKRATPAFLDDCSSNDCDETAFSCNSRSFQEPNNRKHQIVADLNLLPQSIPSSDTAETFHTAAADSPELRIAFEDIDTTCISDLMKNVATNENRNDGNSTEMEIKNTTNANRDTSMELTSDEERKVQSTAISNIPENMLQDTLESPIQQNPAMKKLNQRIARQRMMVMRCLDAGTPSKEELNRQIMILQDLQKQQIELEVSLLEDEKKSYSTRRLECGDSDDHSDKLVNETENHVQNESNAYCSVVEPTNNSSAILLTVAQTRSQLFRNNRPNTNDQETLSESLASKRSSSRGYSTVYLTSQNRGDRLSSPYSLTITRSLPSLIANDGDCVINMIVSVPSYVIRGAGASSHYEYEVRVVAQDDSWTLLRRYRRFRELYISMRQKYGSKVAAIRFPPRQVFPKYEVVAKQRRKRLEEYLRRLIQVCSELPHCEPLYKYNGNLTNINKQSLLEFSPFFRRGMFESGKYGTS; encoded by the exons ACACCGGATAGCTGCAGAGATATCGACCGGGGGAAGCACAAAGACTTTACGTTCGATCATTCCTACTGGTCCTTCGATTCGAACGACGAAAACTATGCATCCCAGGAAGAG GTTTTCTACGATCTCGGTACGGACGTAATAGAAAGTGCCTTCGAGGGCTATAATGCCTGCGTTTTTGCCTATGGCCAGACAGGATCCGGGAAGACCTTCACAATGATGGGCACACCG GAGTCTCAGGGATTGATACCACGGATTTGCAAGACGCTTTTCGCTAGAATGGCAGCTGGAAAGGAGAGCGGGGCGTCATACAGAACGGAAGTATCATTCCTAGAAATCTATAACGAAAGAGTGAGAGATCTACTTAGACTGGATCAAAGCCAATCTCATTCGCTGAGAGTACGGGAACATCCTACGGGAGGGCCTTACGTCCAAGACTTATCATGTCATCTCGTCTACGATTATTCGGACATTCAG gaATGCATGGTGAGAGGTAATACGCATAGGACTACAGCCAGCACAAAGATGAACGATGTGAGTAGCAGGAGTCACGCAATTTTTACGATAACCTTCGTCCAAGCCGGCCTCTCGGAAGGCAACATGCCGTCGGAGACTGTTTCCAAGGTGCACCTTGTCGACTTGGCCGGAAG TGAACGTGCGAACGCGAGCGGAGCAACGGGTCAACGACTAAAGGAAGGTGCACACATCAACAAGTCATTGGTGACTCTAGGCACTGTGATATCCACACTCTCCGAGCTTAGTTCTGCCAACGGCGACGTGTCCGCCACGAAACGCAATATCTTTATTCCTTATCGTGATAGCGTGCTTACATGGTTGCTGAAAGATTCCCTGGGCGGCAACTCGAAGACCATCATGATAGCGACTATCAGTCCGGCGGAATGCAATTACAACGACACTCTCAGTACTCTTAGATACGCTAATCGCGCGAAGAACATTATCAACAAGCCGACTATCAACGAAGATGCAAACGTAAAACTCATCAGAGAACTCAGAGCGGAAATAGAAAAGCTGAAATCTCTTATCGATATAAATATG AGCGTGGAGAAACCACCGCAAGTGCTGCTGGCTCAAATCCAAGAGAAGCAGGAGCAAGAAAAGGTACTGACCGAGGAATGGACCGAAAAGTGGCGAGAGACGCAACAGATTTTGCAAGAACAAAAAGCGTTGGGATTACGAAAGAGCGGGGTCGGTGTCGTTCTCGACTCGGAAATGCCGCATTTAGTCGGCATCGACGACGATCTGCTCAGTACCGGCGTTACGTTGTATCATCTGAAAGAGGGAAAAACGCTAGTTGGCACGGAGGAAGCTTCCGCTGCCCAG GATATTGTATTGACTGGTGCGGACGTGGAACCAGAACACTGCGTGGTCGAACTAGATAGTGGCGTGGCGACGCTGCACCCGCTCTCACCCCACTGCTGGATCAATACTGCTCAGGTAGACAAACCGACAAGACTATCACAAGGCTGTATCATTCTCCTGGGTAGGAACAATATGTTCCGGTATAACGATCCGGCTGAGGCGGCGAAACTCCGAAAGGAGGGTGGCTCGGGCAACGGCAATCTGCAATCAACGGTTGTCAATCTGTCGAGGTTATCGCTCTTAAGTTGGAGCGTCTCCGATCTGCACGCATCCTGTTCTAGTGACAATCTACTAAACTCTAGCGAGGATCTCAGGGCAGTCGAGGAGTTGGAACAGCAGAAGGCCGCGCTTCTGAAGGAGAAGGAAGACTTTAAG AGGGAACAAGAGGAGCGCGAGGAGAGATGGACCGCCAGAAGGGAAGCGCTGGAGGGAGCCCAACGTGAGTTGGAACGCGAATGGGGTGCACAGTGGAAAGAATGGGCGGACGCGATCGCGGTTCTGGAGTCGCGTCAACGTGAGCTGCGCGCGCGCCGGCATATCCTGGAGCAAGAACGACGGGACGAAATGACGCAA ACGGATAACGGTGCCGGCAGTGACGACAGTCTGCCCGATTCTTGGTCCAGTCTCAACGATGAAAAGTGTATAGACAGTGTCAGGCAATTAGTGAATCATCAT aaaaaagaacTAGCCGCTTTGGAGAGCGAGCTGCAGAGCAAGGTCAAATCTCTGAACGAACATCAGAGCAAGGTAGATAAGATGGAGGAGGAGCTGATGGAGATCGCGAAGAAGCAGAAGCAGATATTCAGGGCAGAA CTGGGAGGTGAAGGAGTAACGGAGAAGAAGCAATTATTGGCCAAGCGGACTCAGGAACAGCTTGAAGAGATCGTACGGCGTAAGCAGAGCCTATCGTTGGACTTAAAACGCGCCACGCCCGCGTTTCTAGACGACTGTTCGTCAAACGATTGTGACGAGACGGCCTTCAGCTGTAATTCCAGGTCTTTTCAAGAACCGAACAATAGAAAGCATCAGATCGTCGCGGACTTGAATTTGTTGCCGCAGAGTATACCGAGTTCCGATACCGCGGAAACATTCCACACGGCGGCGGCCGACTCTCCGGAACTTCGCATAGCTTTCGAAGACATCGACACGACGTGTATAAGCGATCTAATGAAGAATGTAGCTACAAACGAGAATCGAAATGATGGTAACTCGACCGAGATGGAAATTAAAAACACGACAAATGCGAACAGAGATACTTCCATGGAGTTGACGAGCGACGAAGAAAGGAAGGTACAATCGACCGCGATATCTAACATCCCAGAGAACATGCTCCAGGATACGCTGGAATCGCCAATACAACAGAATCCGGCGATGAAGAAGCTGAACCAAAGAATCGCACGTCAACGTATGATGGTAATGAGATGCCTGGACGCTGGTACTCCGTCGAAGGAAGAGCTCAATCGACAGATAATGATACTACAGGATCTGCAGAAACAGCAGATCGAATTGGAAGTGTCTTTATTGGAGGATGAAAAGAAGAGTTATTCCACAAGGCGACTCGAGTGCGGCGATAGCGACGACCACAGTGATAAACTTGTCAACGAGACCGAGAATCATGTGCAGAACGAATCAAATGCTTACTGTAGTGTTGTAGAACCTACGAATAATAGCTCCGCCATTCTGTTAACGGTAGCGCAAACCAGATCTCAACTTTTCAGGAATAACAGGCCTAATACTAATGATCAAGAGACTTTGTCGGAATCGTTAGCGTCTAAAAGATCCTCTAGTCGGGGTTACTCGACGGTTTACTTAACG AGTCAGAATCGCGGCGATCGCTTGAGTAGTCCGTACTCTTTGACAATCACAAGGTCTCTGCCATCATTAATAGCGAATGACGGTGATTGTGTGATTAATATGATCGTCAGTGTGCCGTCGTACGTGATACGCGGAGCTGGCGCGTCCAGTCATTATGAATACGAGGTACGAGTTGTAGCACAAGACGATAGCTGGACACTTCTGCGTAGATACAGACGGTTCCGGGAATTGTATATATCGATGCGACAGAAGTACGGTAGCAAG GTTGCAGCGATACGCTTTCCCCCACGCCAAGTCTTTCCAAAGTACGAAGTAGTAGCGAAGCAACGGCGGAAACGCCTCGAGGAATACCTTCGTCGATTAATTCAAGTTTGCTCTGAACTGCCGCACTGCGAACCCTTATACAAATACAATGGTAATCTTACTAACATAAACAAGCAATCCCTGCTGGAGTTCAGCCCGTTTTTCAGACGCGGTATGTTCGAGAGTGGAAAGTACGGAACTAGCTAA